A genomic region of Aureimonas populi contains the following coding sequences:
- a CDS encoding IclR family transcriptional regulator domain-containing protein, which yields MVQGTERPRGPGGPPLSAKDISLTFAKGMSVLKAFDATQTHLTLPQVARATGLDRATARRLVLTLVHLGYIKAQDRVFSLTPRILVLAGGFLQGRQFGKTIEPVMRSFSHRISSAISMAMIDGHEAVYVAHAAARESAVSIGFTVGSRVPLLSSAIGRALLSVCASADAEELIARAPLERHTAATILDRQSILEDVALTARRGYACVEGEFEPGICAIAVPLRANGGEASAIGVSGDAEHYADPAVRQRAVSILRECASVMAELVK from the coding sequence ATGGTGCAAGGAACGGAGCGGCCTCGAGGCCCGGGCGGGCCGCCGCTCTCGGCCAAGGACATCTCGCTGACCTTCGCCAAGGGCATGAGCGTGCTGAAGGCCTTCGACGCCACGCAGACGCACCTGACGCTGCCGCAGGTGGCGCGCGCCACGGGGCTCGACCGGGCGACGGCGCGCCGGCTCGTCCTCACCCTCGTCCATCTCGGCTACATCAAGGCGCAGGATCGCGTCTTCTCCCTGACCCCGCGCATCCTGGTTCTGGCGGGCGGCTTCCTGCAGGGGCGCCAGTTCGGCAAGACCATCGAACCGGTGATGCGCAGCTTCTCGCATCGCATCTCCAGCGCGATCTCCATGGCGATGATCGATGGCCATGAGGCCGTCTATGTCGCCCACGCGGCGGCGCGCGAAAGCGCGGTGAGCATCGGCTTCACCGTCGGCTCCAGGGTGCCGCTTCTCTCCAGCGCTATCGGCCGGGCTCTCCTCAGCGTCTGTGCCTCGGCCGACGCCGAGGAACTGATCGCCCGGGCGCCGCTCGAACGGCATACGGCGGCCACCATTCTCGACCGGCAGTCGATCCTGGAGGACGTCGCGCTCACGGCGCGGCGCGGCTATGCGTGCGTGGAGGGCGAGTTCGAGCCCGGCATATGCGCGATCGCCGTTCCGCTGCGCGCCAATGGCGGCGAGGCTTCGGCGATCGGCGTTTCGGGCGACGCGGAGCATTACGCCGACCCGGCCGTGCGACAGCGTGCCGTCTCGATTCTGCGCGAATGCGCGAGCGTGATGGCCGAGCTCGTGAAGTAG
- a CDS encoding NAD(P)/FAD-dependent oxidoreductase → MRIAVIGTGIVGVCSAAFLQEDGHEIVFLDPREAGEACSFGNAGSLSPSACLPVGMPGAWRNVPGWLLDPDGPLVIRARHLPKVLPWLMRFLRASSETEVRRIAAALRSLLQPVFECYEPLIERAGARALVRRNGCLYVYSSRRSADRWRWGMNLRRELGVEMREVGEAELAELEPDLRGRFRFGQFAPDNGSTSDPSALVKAIYGQAIEDGATHRRASVVDFERHAGEIRGIVLDDGERLAADAVVIAAGAWSGRLARKVGARVPLESQRGYHVTVEDPTVKLNRTVMAVEHNMMINPMTAGLRLAGTVEFAGLAAEPRYARSRVLLEKGRELFPGLKGSRNSYWMGHRPCLPDSLPVIGAAPGADNVFFGFGHGHVGMCAGATTGREIAHLVSGRRPAIDLSPFSPTRF, encoded by the coding sequence GTGCGGATCGCTGTGATCGGAACGGGCATCGTCGGCGTATGCTCGGCGGCCTTCCTTCAGGAGGACGGTCACGAGATCGTCTTCCTCGATCCTCGCGAGGCCGGCGAGGCCTGCTCCTTCGGCAATGCCGGCTCACTCTCGCCCAGTGCCTGTCTGCCGGTGGGCATGCCCGGCGCCTGGCGCAACGTGCCGGGTTGGCTCCTGGACCCCGATGGCCCCCTGGTCATCCGGGCGCGCCACCTTCCCAAGGTCCTGCCCTGGCTCATGCGTTTCCTGCGCGCATCGAGCGAGACGGAGGTCCGCCGCATCGCCGCCGCCTTGCGCAGCCTGCTGCAGCCGGTGTTCGAATGCTACGAGCCGCTGATCGAGCGCGCGGGCGCCCGCGCGCTGGTGCGCCGCAATGGCTGCCTCTACGTCTATTCCTCCCGCCGCTCGGCCGACCGCTGGCGCTGGGGCATGAACCTGCGCCGCGAGCTGGGCGTGGAGATGCGCGAGGTCGGCGAGGCGGAACTCGCCGAGCTGGAACCCGATCTGCGGGGCCGCTTCCGCTTCGGGCAGTTCGCGCCCGACAACGGCTCCACCTCCGACCCTTCGGCGCTGGTCAAGGCGATCTACGGGCAGGCGATCGAGGACGGCGCCACGCATCGTCGCGCCAGCGTCGTCGATTTCGAAAGGCACGCCGGCGAAATCCGCGGCATCGTTCTCGACGATGGCGAGCGACTGGCGGCGGATGCGGTGGTGATCGCGGCCGGCGCCTGGTCGGGGCGACTCGCAAGGAAGGTCGGCGCGCGCGTTCCGCTCGAGAGCCAGCGCGGCTACCACGTCACCGTGGAGGACCCCACGGTGAAGCTGAACCGCACCGTGATGGCGGTGGAGCACAACATGATGATCAACCCGATGACCGCCGGGCTGCGGCTCGCCGGCACGGTGGAGTTCGCCGGCCTCGCCGCCGAGCCCCGATACGCCCGCTCCAGGGTGCTGCTGGAGAAGGGCCGGGAGCTCTTTCCCGGCCTCAAGGGTTCGCGCAACTCCTACTGGATGGGCCACAGGCCCTGCCTGCCGGACAGCCTGCCGGTGATCGGCGCGGCGCCCGGGGCGGACAACGTCTTCTTCGGCTTCGGCCATGGCCATGTCGGCATGTGCGCCGGCGCAACCACCGGGCGCGAGATCGCCCACCTCGTATCCGGTCGCCGGCCGGCCATCGACCTTTCCCCGTTCAGCCCGACGCGGTTCTGA
- a CDS encoding hydantoinase B/oxoprolinase family protein: MRNGLEAGALDVLQMRLDAIAAGMQATLFRTAVSPVVREGGDASCAIFTEGGELLALSDAIPLLLGALPGAVRAILARFPAGEMAEGDIFLMNDPFAGGTHLPDITVLVPVFSGSALVAFAASILHHQDIGGMRPGSVPPDATDIFQEGIRLPPMRLARGGRLLPEVEELIGFNSRAPGIVLGDIAAQVAAGVSAARALQTVAAELGEALFLQRSAACLSRSETQARRFLETMPEGPFAGADGLDPTPGLPPVEVRLSLSFAGGRMRADFSGSSPQVAAPINCVRSGPLSSALYVLLSLLPPTIGRNGGILRLLTLELPEASVVNAAPPAAVNARMGMVRSITSALLQAVSQAIPERMPAANSGMSYVLAFSGNWPDGRRFVTTEIIAGGAGGGPQKRGADAVSTDVGNAMNMPVEALEDIAPIRLVSARIRRGSGGRGRFDGGDGIERVYEALADGISVSLRGERFTRVPQGLRGGGAPSPSRATVLRAGGDSIPLASRSTVRLDRGDRLVVESCGGAGYGTPP, encoded by the coding sequence ATGAGGAACGGGCTCGAGGCGGGCGCGCTGGACGTTCTCCAGATGCGCCTCGACGCGATCGCCGCCGGGATGCAGGCGACGCTGTTTCGCACCGCGGTCTCGCCGGTGGTCCGCGAGGGCGGCGACGCATCCTGCGCGATCTTCACGGAGGGCGGCGAGCTTCTCGCCTTGTCCGACGCGATCCCGCTGCTTCTCGGCGCGCTGCCGGGCGCCGTTCGCGCAATCCTGGCGCGCTTTCCGGCCGGAGAGATGGCCGAGGGCGACATCTTCCTCATGAACGATCCCTTCGCGGGCGGCACCCACCTGCCGGACATCACCGTGCTCGTGCCGGTCTTTTCCGGGAGCGCCCTCGTCGCGTTCGCCGCCAGCATCCTGCATCATCAGGACATCGGCGGGATGCGGCCGGGATCGGTGCCTCCGGACGCCACCGACATCTTCCAGGAAGGAATTCGCCTGCCGCCCATGAGACTCGCCCGTGGCGGGCGCCTCCTGCCGGAGGTGGAAGAGCTGATCGGCTTCAATTCGCGCGCGCCCGGCATCGTGCTCGGCGACATCGCCGCGCAGGTGGCCGCCGGCGTCAGCGCAGCGCGCGCGCTGCAAACGGTCGCAGCCGAACTCGGCGAGGCGCTTTTCCTCCAGCGCTCGGCGGCCTGCCTGTCGCGCAGCGAGACGCAGGCCCGACGCTTCCTGGAGACCATGCCCGAAGGGCCGTTCGCGGGCGCGGACGGGCTCGACCCGACGCCCGGCCTGCCACCCGTCGAGGTCCGGCTGTCCCTCTCCTTCGCGGGCGGACGCATGAGGGCCGATTTCTCGGGCTCCTCGCCGCAGGTGGCCGCGCCGATCAACTGCGTGCGCTCCGGCCCCCTTTCCTCGGCGCTCTATGTCCTGCTGAGCCTGCTGCCGCCCACGATCGGCCGCAATGGCGGCATCCTGCGCCTCCTCACCCTCGAGCTGCCGGAGGCAAGCGTGGTCAACGCGGCGCCGCCAGCGGCCGTCAACGCGCGGATGGGCATGGTCCGCTCCATCACCTCCGCACTTCTTCAGGCGGTGTCGCAGGCGATCCCCGAGCGTATGCCGGCGGCCAATTCGGGCATGTCCTACGTGCTGGCCTTTTCCGGGAACTGGCCGGACGGGCGACGCTTCGTCACCACCGAGATCATTGCCGGCGGCGCGGGCGGCGGGCCGCAGAAGCGGGGCGCGGATGCCGTTTCCACCGATGTGGGCAACGCCATGAACATGCCGGTGGAAGCGCTGGAGGACATCGCCCCCATCCGCCTCGTCTCGGCCCGGATCCGCCGCGGCTCGGGCGGGCGGGGCCGCTTCGACGGCGGCGACGGCATCGAGCGGGTCTACGAGGCCCTGGCCGACGGCATCTCCGTCTCCCTGCGCGGGGAGCGCTTCACCCGAGTTCCCCAGGGCCTGCGGGGCGGCGGCGCTCCATCGCCATCGCGCGCCACCGTGTTGCGGGCGGGCGGTGACAGCATCCCTCTTGCCTCGCGCTCCACCGTGCGGCTCGATCGCGGCGATCGCCTTGTGGTGGAAAGCTGCGGCGGCGCCGGATACGGCACGCCTCCCTGA
- a CDS encoding glutamine synthetase family protein: protein MKEQGSDEGSAPPSRAPLLDAEASRAAAEVMRRVRAEGIETIRLSFADQHGILRGKTIVAEALEAAFRGGMAMTSTLLLKDTSHRTVFPVWENDIGFGKGTLTGAGDVMIVPDPSTFRVLPWSPHSGWMLCDLRWKHGGEMPFCVRSILRRAVDRLAARNLAMVCGLEFEFYALRVERANLAHADAGLPARPPETSLITHGYQYLTEAKYDALEEVMDDLRRAAQALGLPVRSMEAEFGPSQIEFTFRPDGPLAQADNTVLFRSMVKQLCQRKGLHATFMCRPKIENAVPSGWHMHQSVVDIGTGRNLMMPQSAGQPSRVAGQWIAGLLEHAAESCLLSTPTVNGYKRYQPFQLAPDRVQWGRDNKGAMIRALMEPGDPASRVENRVAEPTANPYLFIASQILCGLDGIQRDLAPPPPVENPYANGAMSLPRSLIAALERFDASDFYREALGADFCSYLSRIKHAEWDRYLMTVSEWEQSEYFSLF, encoded by the coding sequence ATGAAAGAGCAAGGTTCCGACGAAGGCTCCGCGCCACCCTCCCGCGCTCCGCTCCTCGACGCGGAGGCGAGCCGGGCGGCGGCCGAGGTGATGCGGCGCGTGCGGGCCGAGGGGATCGAGACGATCCGGCTGTCCTTCGCCGACCAGCACGGCATATTGCGCGGCAAGACCATCGTGGCGGAAGCCCTCGAAGCGGCGTTTCGCGGCGGCATGGCGATGACCTCGACGCTTCTTCTGAAGGACACGTCGCACCGCACGGTGTTTCCCGTCTGGGAAAACGACATCGGCTTCGGCAAGGGCACGCTCACCGGCGCCGGCGACGTGATGATCGTGCCCGATCCCTCCACCTTCCGCGTCCTTCCCTGGTCGCCGCATTCGGGCTGGATGCTGTGCGACCTGCGCTGGAAGCATGGCGGGGAAATGCCGTTCTGCGTGCGCTCCATCCTTCGCCGCGCCGTGGACAGGCTGGCCGCCCGGAACCTTGCGATGGTCTGTGGGCTGGAGTTCGAGTTCTACGCCCTGCGCGTCGAGAGGGCGAACCTCGCCCACGCCGACGCGGGCCTTCCCGCGAGGCCCCCCGAAACGAGCCTGATCACGCATGGCTACCAGTATCTGACGGAAGCCAAGTACGACGCGCTGGAAGAGGTGATGGACGATCTGCGCCGGGCAGCGCAGGCGCTCGGCCTGCCCGTGCGCTCCATGGAGGCGGAGTTCGGCCCGAGCCAGATCGAATTCACCTTCAGGCCGGACGGGCCGCTGGCCCAGGCGGACAACACCGTGCTTTTCCGCTCGATGGTGAAGCAGCTCTGCCAGCGCAAGGGGCTCCATGCCACCTTCATGTGCCGGCCCAAGATCGAGAACGCCGTGCCGAGCGGCTGGCATATGCACCAGTCTGTGGTGGATATCGGAACCGGCCGCAACCTGATGATGCCGCAGAGCGCCGGCCAGCCGAGCCGGGTGGCCGGCCAGTGGATCGCCGGGCTTCTGGAACACGCCGCCGAAAGCTGCCTCCTTTCGACCCCCACGGTGAACGGCTACAAGCGCTACCAGCCCTTCCAGCTCGCGCCCGACCGCGTGCAGTGGGGCCGCGACAACAAGGGCGCCATGATCCGCGCCCTGATGGAGCCGGGCGACCCGGCCTCGCGCGTGGAGAACCGCGTGGCGGAGCCGACGGCGAACCCCTACCTCTTCATCGCCTCCCAGATCCTCTGCGGTCTCGACGGCATCCAGCGCGACCTCGCTCCGCCGCCGCCGGTGGAAAATCCCTATGCGAACGGTGCGATGAGCCTTCCGCGCAGCCTCATCGCAGCGCTCGAGCGCTTCGACGCCAGCGACTTCTACCGCGAGGCGCTGGGCGCGGATTTCTGCTCCTATCTCTCACGCATCAAGCACGCCGAATGGGACCGCTACCTGATGACCGTCTCGGAGTGGGAGCAGAGCGAATATTTCTCGCTCTTCTGA
- a CDS encoding Bug family tripartite tricarboxylate transporter substrate binding protein: MDRRSFLAGAAGAASALAMPAVALAQPAYPQKPVTIVVPFPPGGSTDLIARRFAEEIGRSLGQPVVVENRGGAGGAVGANHVARSRPDGYTLLMGVTGSNAISAALRDDLPYDPVADFDPVSIVVSAPLALVVNADSPFRSVEDVVAFARENPGRFTHGTPGVGTSMHMTGELFGVETGTTLLHVPFRGSAEAMQALLGGQVSGMFGDVLVTSEYVKTGRLRALGVTSPEPHYLLPDVPPIAEAGVAGFSSLSWQGVFAPAGTPAPIVDALYAEISRLVAASEMQDFFRERGFIVESRPPAQSRSFVAEEVEKWRNVVEVAGIVVP; this comes from the coding sequence ATGGATCGCAGATCGTTCCTGGCCGGGGCCGCCGGCGCCGCGAGCGCGCTCGCCATGCCGGCCGTCGCCCTGGCACAGCCGGCTTATCCGCAAAAGCCGGTGACCATCGTGGTGCCCTTCCCGCCGGGCGGATCGACCGACCTCATCGCCAGGCGCTTCGCCGAGGAGATCGGGCGCAGCCTCGGCCAGCCGGTCGTGGTGGAGAACCGCGGCGGGGCCGGAGGGGCGGTCGGCGCGAACCATGTCGCCCGGTCCCGGCCGGACGGCTACACCCTGCTCATGGGCGTGACCGGCTCGAACGCCATCAGCGCGGCCCTGCGCGACGACCTGCCCTACGATCCCGTCGCCGACTTCGATCCGGTCTCGATCGTCGTCTCCGCGCCGCTCGCACTGGTCGTCAATGCCGACAGCCCGTTCCGGTCCGTGGAGGACGTCGTCGCCTTCGCAAGGGAGAATCCCGGGCGCTTCACCCACGGGACTCCCGGCGTCGGCACCTCCATGCACATGACCGGCGAACTCTTCGGGGTCGAAACCGGCACGACGCTGCTCCACGTCCCGTTCCGGGGCAGCGCCGAGGCGATGCAGGCCCTCCTCGGCGGGCAGGTCAGCGGCATGTTCGGCGACGTCCTGGTGACATCCGAATATGTGAAGACGGGACGGTTGAGGGCCCTCGGCGTCACCTCGCCGGAGCCCCACTATCTCTTGCCCGACGTTCCCCCCATCGCGGAAGCGGGCGTGGCCGGGTTTTCCTCGCTCTCCTGGCAGGGCGTGTTCGCGCCGGCCGGAACACCCGCCCCGATCGTCGACGCGCTCTATGCCGAGATTTCGCGGCTGGTGGCGGCGAGCGAGATGCAGGACTTCTTCCGCGAGCGCGGCTTCATCGTGGAAAGCCGGCCGCCGGCCCAGTCCAGGAGCTTCGTCGCCGAAGAGGTGGAGAAGTGGCGCAACGTCGTCGAGGTCGCCGGGATCGTCGTGCCATGA
- a CDS encoding 2Fe-2S iron-sulfur cluster-binding protein, with amino-acid sequence MTFRSADGGLYPVETQTGVSLMQAAVLANVPGIEAECGGACVCATCHVYVDARCLEAAGEARDDEREMLELVASERRENSRLSCQIEVVPELDRARIDIPEAQY; translated from the coding sequence GTGACGTTCAGATCGGCCGATGGCGGGCTCTACCCGGTCGAGACGCAAACGGGCGTCAGCCTGATGCAGGCGGCCGTGCTCGCCAACGTCCCCGGGATCGAGGCGGAATGCGGCGGCGCGTGCGTGTGCGCCACCTGCCACGTCTATGTGGATGCGCGCTGCCTCGAGGCGGCGGGCGAGGCTCGGGACGACGAGCGGGAGATGCTGGAACTCGTCGCCTCGGAGAGGCGGGAGAACAGCCGCCTGTCCTGCCAGATCGAGGTCGTCCCGGAGCTGGACAGGGCGCGGATCGACATTCCGGAGGCCCAGTATTGA
- a CDS encoding LysR family transcriptional regulator, with amino-acid sequence MNLTLRQLRAFVEVARLQSFTLAARNLNLTQSAVSMLVRQLEIESGVALFHRVQRSAQLTEIGQQMLPVAERILEDLRRFGEGVDDIRMLKRGTLRLAVPQILACCWLPGIVADFSADHPHIGVHVVDTTGDQIIAAVEDNEAEIGIGPQRAAPDPTIEAQPLFEVPIQIVVPDRGGQDPRGSVSWEEVLDANWIHYSDDFSVYIERTILNDMSLHMKRSSNVRYLSTALAFVGRGMGITAAPSYADVFRQHFKVRFVPIENRPILRKFYLYRRRNHHLSPAAETFIELMRARIAASPSRRF; translated from the coding sequence ATGAATCTGACGCTGCGCCAGCTTCGCGCCTTCGTCGAGGTCGCCCGGTTGCAGAGCTTCACGCTCGCCGCCCGTAACCTGAATCTTACCCAGTCGGCTGTCAGCATGCTGGTGCGTCAACTGGAGATCGAGTCGGGCGTCGCGCTCTTCCACCGCGTCCAGCGCAGCGCGCAGCTCACCGAGATCGGACAGCAGATGCTGCCGGTGGCCGAGCGGATCCTGGAGGATCTTCGCAGGTTCGGCGAAGGGGTGGACGACATCCGGATGCTGAAGCGCGGGACGCTCCGCCTGGCCGTGCCGCAGATTCTCGCCTGCTGCTGGCTGCCGGGGATCGTGGCGGACTTCTCGGCCGACCACCCCCATATCGGCGTCCACGTGGTCGATACGACGGGCGACCAGATCATCGCGGCGGTCGAGGACAACGAGGCGGAGATCGGCATCGGGCCGCAGCGCGCCGCCCCGGACCCCACGATCGAGGCCCAGCCGCTCTTCGAGGTTCCGATCCAGATCGTGGTGCCCGACCGGGGCGGGCAGGACCCGCGCGGCTCCGTCTCCTGGGAGGAGGTGCTGGACGCGAACTGGATCCACTATTCGGACGACTTCTCCGTCTACATCGAACGCACGATTCTGAACGACATGTCCCTTCACATGAAACGCAGCTCGAACGTGCGCTATCTATCGACCGCGCTCGCCTTCGTCGGGCGCGGCATGGGGATCACCGCCGCGCCGAGCTACGCGGACGTCTTCCGCCAGCACTTCAAGGTGCGGTTCGTGCCGATCGAGAACCGGCCGATCCTGCGCAAGTTCTATCTCTACCGGAGGCGCAACCACCACCTGTCACCGGCGGCGGAGACGTTCATCGAACTGATGCGTGCCCGGATCGCGGCCTCGCCATCGCGCCGGTTCTGA
- a CDS encoding NAD(P)/FAD-dependent oxidoreductase, whose translation MSAGAVIVGASHAGVQLAASLRQSGWGEAIRLVSAEPSLPYHRPPLSKAFLTGRQTAEQIVLKGPDFYAAQGIDLMLATRVEAVLPHEKRVVLADGESLAYSALVLATGASARRPALPGAGLAGLHVLRDLADASGLKAVLEAAGSIAILGGGYIGLEVASSAVEAGKRVTVVEMQDRLLARSLPPSLSHWILELHRSRGVDVRLGARVRRFMHERGRARGIEIEGAEPIEADLVLVGIGSQARTGLAASFGVPLSAGGILVDERGRTGLDGVYAIGDCAAQRNGQTGEVTRVESVQNAVDQARRAASDLTGTPLPPALANWFWSDQYEHKIQIAGLMEPGCREILRGDRRTGRFSVLMTRDGRLRTVVSVGSPADHMSARKLVAEGAVLDHDRARDIATPLAKAVLSS comes from the coding sequence TTGAGCGCGGGCGCCGTCATCGTCGGCGCATCTCATGCGGGCGTGCAGCTCGCGGCCTCCCTGCGCCAGTCCGGGTGGGGCGAGGCGATCAGGCTCGTTTCGGCCGAGCCCAGCCTGCCCTACCATCGCCCGCCACTTTCCAAGGCTTTCCTGACCGGCAGGCAGACAGCCGAGCAGATCGTGCTGAAGGGCCCCGATTTTTACGCCGCGCAGGGGATCGACCTGATGCTCGCAACGCGTGTCGAGGCCGTCCTGCCTCATGAGAAACGCGTCGTCCTCGCGGACGGGGAATCCCTTGCCTATTCGGCCCTGGTCCTGGCGACCGGCGCCTCGGCCCGCCGCCCCGCGCTTCCCGGCGCCGGGCTCGCGGGCCTGCACGTCCTTCGCGACCTGGCGGACGCCAGCGGCTTGAAGGCGGTTCTGGAGGCGGCCGGGTCGATCGCCATCCTCGGGGGCGGCTATATCGGGCTGGAGGTGGCCTCCAGCGCCGTGGAGGCAGGCAAGCGCGTCACCGTCGTGGAGATGCAGGACAGGCTGCTGGCCCGCTCGCTTCCCCCCTCCCTGTCGCACTGGATCCTGGAGCTTCATCGCTCCAGGGGCGTCGATGTCAGGCTCGGCGCGAGGGTGCGGCGCTTCATGCACGAGCGGGGGCGCGCGCGCGGCATCGAGATCGAAGGCGCAGAGCCGATCGAAGCGGATCTCGTTCTCGTGGGCATCGGCTCGCAGGCGCGCACCGGCCTTGCGGCCTCGTTCGGCGTTCCCCTGTCGGCCGGCGGCATCCTGGTGGACGAGAGGGGCCGCACGGGCCTCGACGGGGTCTATGCCATCGGCGATTGCGCCGCTCAGCGAAACGGGCAGACGGGCGAGGTGACGCGCGTGGAATCGGTGCAGAACGCGGTCGACCAGGCAAGGCGCGCGGCGAGCGATCTCACTGGCACGCCCCTGCCCCCGGCGCTCGCCAACTGGTTCTGGAGCGATCAATACGAGCACAAGATCCAGATCGCCGGGCTTATGGAGCCCGGCTGCCGGGAGATCCTGCGCGGCGATCGGCGGACGGGGCGCTTCTCCGTTCTCATGACGCGGGACGGGCGGCTGCGCACGGTGGTCTCCGTCGGCAGCCCCGCCGACCATATGAGCGCGCGCAAGCTCGTCGCCGAGGGCGCCGTCCTCGACCACGACCGCGCGCGCGACATCGCAACGCCGCTTGCGAAAGCGGTGCTTTCTTCCTGA
- a CDS encoding hydantoinase/oxoprolinase N-terminal domain-containing protein has product MSVLAVDLGFEFVDLALEAGGRVSIVKHPVGDRAPADAALAAIARLSAELSFDIASLEAVRFGATSAINALIARQGARIALITTTGFADTLYLGRQNRRDLYDPVACPATPAFLVAPDDIHEVDGRLDAAGSQVRPLDETRLAIIAGTLAERPVDAVAVCLLHAHREPAHERAVREALASRFEGVPIILSHEIDPHPREFERTVSACLEAWLQPLQARILDRLSSGLAVLGFSGSLDLADSLGTLVPQRQARHRASDLVMSGPAAAVRHAASLLAAADIDAAITVDIGSTTTDISVLRGGSPAFVSSAEHAGVPMRRRMIDLGSLALGGRTRAAADGVGGVRLRPPPGGDGPTLHDCLAFLRRLPLPASDGTTQRLASLGTSLGEADAEAAALRVVEAGEQAAATAILRHAVGHNLDPARATLVAMGGLGGVLGAGVAARLGVTRILVPERASLAGALGLLAMSANPSARIRVDMEPAALGDEGLRRCLESLRAMLPGGGRAGHERLVAEMAATAALHPLEIAFREPPSGAQAVAAAFAEQYEQRYGIRPPAGGHVFALTLSRVTQAPVRTETVPEPPGPACGMRALPGGTLWIPAGWTLSSGPGCHLLERSAA; this is encoded by the coding sequence ATGAGCGTCCTTGCGGTCGATCTCGGCTTCGAATTCGTCGACCTCGCTTTGGAGGCGGGCGGGCGCGTGTCGATCGTGAAGCATCCGGTCGGGGACCGCGCGCCGGCCGACGCGGCCCTCGCCGCGATCGCGCGCCTCTCGGCCGAGCTGTCCTTCGACATCGCCTCGCTCGAAGCCGTGCGCTTCGGGGCGACCTCGGCGATCAACGCCCTCATCGCCCGGCAGGGCGCGCGCATCGCGCTCATCACCACCACGGGCTTTGCCGACACGCTCTATCTTGGCCGGCAGAATCGGCGCGACCTCTACGACCCGGTCGCCTGCCCGGCGACGCCGGCCTTTCTGGTCGCGCCGGACGATATTCACGAGGTGGACGGGCGGCTCGATGCCGCCGGATCGCAGGTCCGGCCTCTCGACGAGACACGCCTTGCCATCATCGCCGGGACGCTCGCCGAGCGGCCCGTCGACGCCGTCGCCGTCTGCCTCCTTCACGCCCATCGCGAGCCGGCGCACGAGCGCGCGGTGCGCGAGGCGCTCGCCAGCCGCTTCGAGGGCGTTCCCATCATCCTCTCGCACGAGATCGACCCCCATCCGCGCGAGTTCGAGCGCACGGTCTCGGCCTGTCTGGAGGCCTGGCTCCAGCCTCTCCAGGCCCGTATCCTGGACCGTCTTTCCAGCGGGCTCGCGGTGCTGGGCTTTTCCGGCTCGCTCGACCTTGCCGACAGCCTCGGCACGCTCGTGCCCCAGAGGCAGGCACGGCACCGGGCAAGCGACCTCGTCATGAGCGGTCCGGCCGCGGCCGTTCGGCACGCCGCTTCCCTCCTCGCCGCGGCCGATATCGACGCGGCGATCACCGTGGATATCGGCTCGACCACCACCGATATCTCGGTGCTGCGCGGCGGATCGCCGGCCTTCGTCTCCAGCGCCGAGCACGCTGGAGTGCCGATGCGGCGGCGCATGATCGACCTCGGCAGCCTGGCGCTCGGCGGGCGCACGCGCGCGGCGGCGGATGGGGTGGGCGGGGTCCGCCTCCGGCCCCCGCCGGGCGGGGACGGACCGACGCTTCACGACTGTCTCGCCTTTCTGCGCCGCCTTCCCCTGCCGGCCTCGGACGGGACGACGCAACGCCTCGCCTCGCTCGGCACCTCGCTCGGCGAGGCGGACGCCGAGGCGGCGGCGCTACGGGTGGTGGAAGCGGGCGAGCAGGCGGCCGCCACGGCGATCCTGCGCCATGCGGTCGGCCACAACCTCGACCCGGCGCGCGCGACGCTGGTGGCGATGGGCGGGCTCGGCGGTGTGCTGGGCGCCGGCGTCGCCGCGCGCCTCGGCGTCACCCGTATCCTGGTGCCCGAGCGAGCCTCGCTCGCCGGAGCCCTTGGCCTTCTGGCCATGTCGGCGAACCCTTCCGCGAGGATCAGGGTGGACATGGAGCCCGCCGCGCTCGGCGACGAAGGACTGCGGCGCTGCCTGGAGAGCCTTCGCGCCATGTTGCCGGGGGGCGGGCGGGCCGGGCATGAGCGCCTGGTGGCCGAAATGGCCGCCACGGCTGCCCTGCATCCGCTGGAGATCGCCTTTCGGGAGCCGCCGTCCGGCGCGCAGGCGGTCGCGGCCGCCTTCGCCGAGCAGTATGAGCAGCGCTACGGCATACGCCCGCCCGCCGGCGGCCATGTCTTCGCCTTGACGCTCTCGCGCGTGACGCAGGCCCCCGTCCGGACGGAAACCGTGCCCGAGCCGCCGGGGCCGGCATGCGGCATGCGGGCCCTTCCCGGAGGAACCTTGTGGATTCCCGCAGGCTGGACCCTCTCCTCCGGCCCGGGATGCCATCTTCTGGAAAGGAGCGCGGCATGA